A genome region from Triticum aestivum cultivar Chinese Spring chromosome 2B, IWGSC CS RefSeq v2.1, whole genome shotgun sequence includes the following:
- the LOC123039703 gene encoding putative expansin-B14 yields MASSSLVVFAAQASCWLLLLSHSVSGWSDAGATWYGPRIGGGSDGGACGYQRDVESPPFSAMITAGGPSLYKNGKGCGACYQVKCTGNAACSGRPVTVVVTDQCPGGPCLAEATHFDHSGKAFGALAKPGQADNLRNAGNIKVQYNRVPCNWRGVAFRVDAGSNPNYLAVLIEYESGDGELQAVELQQGGGRWAPMQQSWGAVWKYNSGSTLQAPMSIRITSGSGRKLVATNVIPSGWQAGKTYRSIHK; encoded by the exons ATGGCTTCTTCTTCCTTGGTCGTTTTCGCGGCTCAAGCCAGCTGCTGGCTCCTCCTCCTTTCTCACAGCGTCTCCGGCTGGTCCGACGCCGGCGCGACGTGGTACGGCCCCCGCatcggcggcggcagcgacg GTGGTGCGTGCGGGTACCAGCGCGACGTGGAGAGCCCGCCGTTCTCCGCCATGATCACCGCCGGCGGCCCCTCCCTCTACAAGAACGGCAAGGGATGCGGCGCTTGCTATCAGGTGAAATGCACCGGCAATGCCGCTTGCTCCGGCCGCCCAGTGACCGTGGTTGTCACCGACCAGTGCCCCGGCGGGCCGTGCCTGGCCGAGGCCACCCACTTCGACCACAGCGGGAAGGCGTTCGGTGCCTTGGCCAAGCCCGGCCAGGCCGACAACCTACGCAACGCCGGCAACATCAAAGTCCAGTACAACCG GGTTCCATGCAACTGGCGAGGGGTCGCCTTCCGGGTCGACGCCGGCTCAAACCCGAACTACCTTGCGGTGCTCATCGAGTACGAGTCCGGTGACGGCGAGCTGCAGGCGGTCGAGCTCCAGCAGGGCGGCGGGAGGTGGGCGCCGATGCAGCAGTCGTGGGGCGCCGTGTGGAAGTACAACTCCGGGTCCACCCTACAGGCGCCCATGTCGATCCGCATCACCTCCGGCTCAGGGAGGAAGCTTGTTGCCACCAACGTCATCCCCTCCGGCTGGCAAGCTGGCAAGACCTACCGATCCATCCACAAATAG